One Gracilinanus agilis isolate LMUSP501 unplaced genomic scaffold, AgileGrace unplaced_scaffold34149, whole genome shotgun sequence genomic window carries:
- the TMEM211 gene encoding transmembrane protein 211: protein SASLLGLLLFPFGLASQVARDACGPSSVYNSGQCHVGWGFLTAILALVLASLLPIVGRFQGDKPQEKQILFSSITERIVFVPEPKP from the coding sequence TCAGCGCCAGCCTCCTGGGCCTGTTGCTTTTCCCCTTCGGCCTGGCTTCCCAGGTGGCTCGGGACGCCTGTGGCCCTTCCTCCGTGTACAACAGTGGGCAATGCCACGTGGGCTGGGGCTTCCTCaccgccatcttggctctggtCCTCGCCAGCCTCTTGCCCATCGTGGGGCGATTCCAAGGAGACAAGCCCCAGGAGAAGCAGATCCTTTTCTCTAGCATCACCGAGAGGATTGTCTTCGTTCCAGAGCCCAAGCCATAG